From Neobacillus sp. PS2-9, the proteins below share one genomic window:
- a CDS encoding malic enzyme-like NAD(P)-binding protein, producing the protein MTLREEALHMHRINKGKLESKSKVPVRNAHDLSLAYSPGVAEPCKDIYEKPEMVYEYTMKGNMVAVVSDGTAVLGLGNIGPEAALPVMEGKAVLFKSFAGVDAFPICLNTTDVDKIVETVKLLEPTFGGVNLEDIAAPNCFVIEERLKKEANIPIFHDDQHGTAIVTVAGLVNALKLVGKKMTEIKVVANGAGAAGIAIIKLLYSYGVRDIIMCDTKGAIYEGRPQGMNVVKAEVAKYTNRDSLSGSLADVIKGADVFIGVSVAGALTKDMVASMNNDSIIFAMANPVPEIMPDEAKEAGAKVVGTGRSDFPNQVNNVLAFPGIFRGALDVRATHINEKMKVAAVEAIANLINEDELNADYVIPAPFDPRVAPDVAAAVAKAAMETGVARLKVDPEDVKEKTQRLAIIGKSE; encoded by the coding sequence AGGAAAATTAGAGTCGAAGTCCAAAGTTCCTGTTCGGAATGCTCATGATTTAAGTTTAGCTTATTCTCCAGGTGTGGCAGAGCCATGTAAAGATATTTATGAAAAACCAGAGATGGTTTACGAATATACCATGAAAGGAAACATGGTTGCTGTTGTTTCCGATGGTACTGCAGTGTTAGGTCTTGGAAATATTGGACCTGAAGCAGCCCTGCCTGTAATGGAAGGGAAAGCAGTATTATTTAAAAGCTTTGCTGGTGTAGATGCCTTTCCAATCTGTTTAAATACAACGGATGTGGATAAGATTGTTGAAACGGTTAAGCTGCTTGAACCGACCTTTGGGGGCGTAAATCTTGAAGATATCGCTGCTCCAAATTGTTTTGTTATTGAAGAAAGACTAAAAAAAGAAGCCAATATTCCTATTTTCCATGATGATCAGCATGGTACTGCCATTGTTACTGTGGCTGGCCTCGTTAATGCACTAAAATTAGTTGGCAAGAAGATGACTGAAATTAAAGTAGTCGCAAACGGTGCTGGTGCTGCAGGGATTGCGATTATTAAATTATTATATAGCTATGGTGTAAGAGACATTATCATGTGTGATACAAAGGGAGCCATTTACGAAGGACGCCCACAGGGAATGAATGTAGTAAAAGCAGAAGTAGCAAAGTATACCAACCGGGATAGCTTATCAGGCAGCCTTGCAGATGTTATTAAAGGTGCGGATGTATTTATTGGTGTATCTGTAGCAGGCGCTTTAACCAAGGATATGGTCGCTTCCATGAACAATGATTCCATTATTTTTGCCATGGCTAATCCAGTACCAGAAATTATGCCGGATGAAGCAAAAGAAGCCGGAGCAAAAGTAGTTGGGACAGGCCGTTCTGATTTTCCGAACCAAGTAAACAATGTACTTGCTTTTCCTGGTATTTTCCGTGGAGCTCTTGATGTTCGTGCTACACATATAAATGAAAAAATGAAAGTGGCTGCTGTTGAAGCGATTGCGAACTTAATCAATGAGGACGAGCTAAATGCAGATTATGTGATTCCAGCACCTTTCGACCCAAGAGTTGCCCCTGATGTAGCAGCTGCGGTAGCGAAAGCGGCAATGGAAACAGGTGTTGCTCGCCTAAAGGTTGACCCAGAAGATGTAAAAGAAAAAACACAGAGGCTCGCTATTATCGGTAAAAGTGAGTGA